One Gordonia sp. SID5947 genomic region harbors:
- a CDS encoding tyrosine-protein phosphatase, translating to MTTPSHRSARRRRLVSAAAALAVIGAPAIAPTAIGTATAVPSQAAPTVAPAAFDLAGTDNTRTFTNYRTVDGHTINGRVLRSDNLSQLTAADRQKLARAHVTSIIDLRTQIERAVQPDRSVPGATIQYFDVLGAQPPTTLVDMQSSYRSFVTDPSARAAFRKTLLDIKNTAAKGNTALYHCTAGKDRTGWASAVLLSVLGVDRGTVEQDYLASNTFRHANADDPLNGVNISWLRASFSAADTTYGSFDNYVSKGLGLTGADIAGLKKALLVKHA from the coding sequence ATGACCACACCTTCGCACCGCTCCGCACGACGACGCCGGCTCGTGTCCGCAGCGGCCGCTCTCGCCGTGATCGGTGCACCGGCGATCGCACCGACCGCGATCGGAACGGCAACTGCCGTCCCGTCGCAGGCCGCGCCGACGGTCGCTCCTGCCGCCTTCGACCTCGCCGGCACCGACAACACCCGGACGTTCACGAACTACCGCACCGTCGACGGTCACACGATCAACGGTCGCGTGCTCCGCAGCGACAACCTGTCACAGCTCACCGCGGCCGATCGGCAGAAGCTCGCCCGGGCTCACGTGACATCGATCATCGACTTGCGCACCCAGATCGAACGCGCCGTACAGCCCGACCGCTCGGTTCCCGGGGCGACGATCCAGTACTTCGACGTGCTGGGCGCACAACCTCCCACCACCCTGGTCGACATGCAGAGTTCCTACCGGTCGTTCGTCACCGATCCGTCGGCACGCGCAGCCTTCCGAAAGACGTTGCTGGACATCAAGAACACGGCGGCCAAGGGCAACACGGCGCTCTACCACTGCACCGCGGGCAAGGACCGTACGGGCTGGGCATCCGCGGTCCTGCTGTCCGTCCTTGGAGTCGACCGCGGCACGGTCGAGCAGGATTACCTGGCGAGCAACACGTTCCGGCATGCCAATGCCGACGACCCGCTGAACGGTGTGAACATCTCCTGGCTGCGGGCGTCCTTCTCGGCCGCGGACACGACCTACGGCAGCTTCGACAACTACGTCTCGAAGGGTCTGGGTCTGACCGGTGCCGACATCGCCGGGCTCAAGAAGGCCCTCCTCGTCAAGCACGCGTAG
- a CDS encoding HAD-IIB family hydrolase: MAVTYQGKDYRLVMFDLDDTLAPSKSPMADDMVALMRRMLDQSLGCIISGGRFEQFAAQVLARLGTFDSIGNLHLMPTCGTQYVRWSGSEWETVYAEYLTDDEKSRTLAVLETGAKELGLWETETWGPILEDRGSQITFSALGQAAPVEAKAAWDPDGVKKESLRAHAAARLTDLEVRSGGSTSVDVTKKGIDKAYGARKLMDILDLGTGDILFFGDRLDEGGNDRPVLDLGIESIAVDGWQDTYAKLSAIVDG; the protein is encoded by the coding sequence ATGGCGGTTACGTACCAGGGCAAGGACTACCGGTTGGTCATGTTCGATCTCGACGACACGCTGGCGCCGTCGAAGAGTCCGATGGCCGACGACATGGTCGCCCTGATGCGCCGCATGCTGGACCAGAGTCTCGGCTGCATCATCTCCGGCGGCCGGTTCGAACAGTTCGCCGCACAGGTGCTGGCCCGGCTCGGGACCTTCGACTCGATCGGAAACCTCCATCTGATGCCCACCTGCGGCACGCAGTACGTGCGCTGGTCGGGCTCCGAATGGGAGACCGTGTACGCCGAGTACCTCACCGACGATGAGAAGTCGCGCACGCTCGCCGTCCTGGAAACCGGCGCCAAGGAACTCGGTCTGTGGGAGACGGAGACCTGGGGACCGATCCTCGAGGACCGCGGAAGCCAGATCACGTTCAGTGCGCTGGGTCAGGCGGCTCCGGTGGAGGCCAAGGCCGCGTGGGATCCCGACGGTGTCAAGAAAGAGTCGCTACGCGCTCATGCCGCCGCGCGACTGACCGACCTCGAGGTGCGCAGCGGCGGATCCACCTCGGTCGATGTCACCAAGAAGGGCATCGACAAGGCTTACGGGGCAAGGAAATTGATGGACATCCTCGATCTCGGAACCGGTGACATCCTGTTCTTCGGGGATCGTCTCGACGAAGGTGGCAACGATCGCCCGGTCCTGGATCTCGGGATCGAGTCCATCGCCGTCGACGGCTGGCAGGACACCTACGCGAAGCTGTCGGCGATCGTCGACGGGTAG
- a CDS encoding TetR/AcrR family transcriptional regulator — MGRAPAYDTATVVASARNLFWKKGFDAVSLSDVEKATGLSRSSIYHAFGNMRGLFDAAVQDYLDTVVRPRIRPLQAPDVASDALARYLTGLADAIGRLGDSDEPTGCLLVGTAGTALGDDAAIRQVVGAYHAELLAAVTRGVAARFPDDDAETVAARATSIAGATIAAMTLARVDRREAIRLLDVTSAMIR; from the coding sequence ATGGGTAGAGCACCGGCGTACGACACCGCCACCGTTGTTGCCTCGGCGCGGAATCTGTTCTGGAAGAAGGGGTTCGACGCGGTTTCGCTGTCCGATGTGGAGAAGGCGACCGGATTGTCGCGGTCGAGCATCTATCACGCGTTCGGGAACATGCGTGGTCTGTTCGATGCGGCGGTGCAGGACTATCTGGACACCGTCGTGCGGCCCCGTATCCGGCCGCTGCAGGCGCCGGATGTGGCGTCCGACGCGTTGGCCCGGTACCTCACCGGGTTGGCCGACGCGATCGGGCGGCTCGGGGATTCCGACGAGCCGACCGGTTGTCTGCTCGTCGGCACCGCGGGGACCGCACTCGGGGACGACGCCGCGATCCGGCAGGTCGTAGGTGCCTATCACGCCGAACTGCTGGCGGCTGTCACCAGGGGAGTTGCGGCACGCTTTCCCGACGATGACGCGGAGACCGTGGCCGCACGCGCCACGTCCATCGCAGGCGCAACCATCGCAGCGATGACCCTCGCGCGTGTCGACCGGCGTGAGGCGATTCGGCTCCTCGACGTGACGTCGGCCATGATTCGCTGA
- a CDS encoding NADP-dependent oxidoreductase — MTQTSTQIQLANRPTGWPTDADFRTVTVEYGALAPGQVRVVNEFVSVDPYMRGRMIDTRSYIPPFVLDETMTGGAVGRVVESTSDDLPVGTLVSHQYGWRDLVQEDATGFRALPEPPEGVSSSVYLGMLGMTGLTAYVGLLTIAQMRAGDTVFISGAAGAVGTAAGQIARLKGAGRVIGSAGSAEKVALLTERYGYDAAFNYKDEPSVRKQLRAAAPDGIDVYFDNVGGDHLEAALDSFNDGGRAALCGAIAQYNSTTRTPGPSNMANIITRGLTLTGFTVGHHFDQLPEFTATMGQWFADGEVVHDETVVDGIDNAVDAFLGLMRGQNTGKMVVRIPS, encoded by the coding sequence ATGACTCAGACCAGCACCCAGATCCAGCTCGCGAACCGGCCGACCGGCTGGCCCACAGACGCAGATTTCCGCACCGTCACCGTCGAGTACGGCGCTCTGGCGCCCGGGCAGGTGCGTGTCGTCAACGAGTTCGTCTCGGTCGACCCGTACATGCGCGGCCGGATGATCGACACCCGCAGCTACATCCCCCCGTTCGTCCTCGACGAGACGATGACCGGCGGTGCCGTCGGCCGCGTCGTCGAGTCCACGAGCGACGACCTACCGGTCGGCACCCTGGTGTCGCATCAGTACGGATGGCGAGACCTCGTGCAGGAGGACGCCACGGGGTTCCGTGCCCTGCCCGAACCACCCGAAGGCGTTTCGTCGTCGGTGTACCTGGGCATGCTCGGCATGACCGGCCTCACCGCGTACGTCGGACTCCTGACGATCGCGCAGATGCGCGCCGGGGACACCGTGTTCATCTCGGGCGCCGCAGGTGCCGTCGGGACCGCCGCCGGACAGATAGCCCGCCTCAAGGGTGCCGGACGCGTCATCGGGTCCGCCGGATCGGCCGAGAAGGTCGCGCTGCTCACCGAGCGTTACGGCTACGACGCCGCGTTCAACTACAAGGACGAGCCATCGGTCCGCAAGCAGCTCCGCGCGGCCGCACCGGACGGCATCGACGTCTACTTCGACAACGTCGGCGGTGATCACCTCGAGGCTGCCCTCGACTCGTTCAACGACGGCGGTCGTGCGGCGCTCTGCGGCGCGATCGCCCAGTACAACAGCACGACTCGTACTCCAGGACCCAGCAACATGGCCAACATCATCACTCGCGGCCTCACGTTGACCGGGTTCACCGTCGGCCACCATTTCGATCAGCTGCCGGAGTTCACCGCGACGATGGGTCAGTGGTTCGCCGACGGTGAGGTCGTACACGACGAGACCGTGGTCGACGGGATCGACAACGCGGTGGATGCTTTCCTCGGCCTCATGCGCGGCCAGAACACCGGCAAGATGGTCGTGCGCATCCCGTCCTGA
- a CDS encoding crosslink repair DNA glycosylase YcaQ family protein, whose amino-acid sequence MTRTRLSAAQARRIALAAQGFTDRQPSGAPTSAHLRRVVGRTRLLQMDSVNIAARAHYMPMFSRLGPYDRDILDRAAWRPRRGTRLLVEYWAHEAALIPIDDWPLFGWRRDEFRDGRYRFTRDVMRRNRELARDVHAVIADGGPSTPKQIEDHLGIVRPAGVPGGWWHRGEVKHLCEAMFAAGDLSAVRNENFVRHYDLTERVIGTDVAGVHVERDDAHRELTARAAAALGVATLADLADYYRTKTADVRPAVDELLDAGELTPVTVDGWRDQAYLHARAVIPRRIDRAAIISPFDPLVFFRPRAERLFDFHYRIEIYVPEHKRVHGYYVLPYLMGEDIVARVDLKADRKAGSLLVLGAFLEDGRPEKVVTERLAADLSAMAHWLGLDRVVVGERGDLVRALARAVR is encoded by the coding sequence ATGACCCGTACCCGTCTCTCGGCCGCGCAGGCGCGGCGAATCGCGCTCGCCGCCCAGGGATTCACCGATCGTCAACCGTCTGGCGCCCCGACGTCGGCACACTTACGCAGGGTCGTCGGGCGGACCAGGTTGTTGCAGATGGATTCGGTGAACATCGCCGCGCGTGCGCATTACATGCCGATGTTCAGCAGGTTGGGGCCGTACGATCGCGACATCCTCGACCGTGCGGCGTGGCGGCCGCGGCGCGGTACTCGACTCCTCGTGGAGTACTGGGCACATGAGGCGGCGCTCATCCCGATCGACGATTGGCCTCTCTTCGGTTGGCGCAGAGATGAATTCCGTGATGGACGCTATCGGTTCACCCGCGACGTCATGCGTCGTAACCGGGAGCTCGCCCGCGATGTGCACGCGGTCATCGCCGACGGTGGGCCCAGCACGCCGAAGCAGATCGAAGATCATCTCGGCATCGTCCGGCCGGCGGGTGTCCCCGGGGGTTGGTGGCATCGCGGGGAGGTCAAGCACCTCTGCGAGGCCATGTTCGCCGCCGGTGACCTGTCGGCAGTGCGCAACGAGAACTTCGTGCGCCACTACGATCTGACCGAGCGTGTCATCGGTACCGACGTCGCAGGTGTCCATGTCGAACGCGACGACGCCCACCGGGAGCTGACCGCGCGGGCGGCGGCCGCACTCGGCGTCGCGACCCTCGCCGATCTCGCCGACTACTACCGCACCAAGACCGCTGATGTGCGGCCGGCCGTCGACGAGCTCCTCGACGCGGGTGAGCTGACGCCGGTCACCGTCGACGGGTGGCGCGACCAGGCATACCTGCACGCCCGCGCCGTGATCCCGCGCCGGATCGACCGTGCCGCGATCATCTCGCCGTTCGACCCTCTGGTGTTCTTCCGCCCACGCGCCGAGCGGCTCTTCGACTTTCACTACCGCATCGAGATCTATGTGCCGGAACACAAACGGGTGCACGGATATTACGTGCTCCCATACCTGATGGGCGAGGACATCGTGGCCCGCGTGGACCTCAAGGCCGATCGCAAGGCAGGTTCGCTCCTGGTACTCGGTGCCTTCCTCGAGGACGGGCGGCCCGAGAAGGTCGTCACCGAACGGCTCGCCGCCGATCTGTCGGCGATGGCGCACTGGCTGGGCCTGGACCGCGTCGTGGTCGGGGAGCGGGGTGACCTCGTCCGCGCTCTCGCGAGAGCCGTTCGGTGA
- a CDS encoding dihydrofolate reductase: protein MATTVTLLWAQDRVGAIGRDNTIPWRVPEDLRRFRELTGGGAVVMGRKTWESLPDRVRPLPGRRNIVITRSAAFSAEGAEIVHTIGDALDLVDGPVTVIGGGQIYEASMNVATHLRITEIDMLVEGADAFAPEVDPYTWEVAVAGGWEPSSTGVHYRFVDYLRHASAPSKRRGTQPLA from the coding sequence ATGGCGACCACGGTCACGTTGCTGTGGGCCCAGGATCGGGTGGGTGCCATCGGGCGCGACAACACCATCCCGTGGCGGGTGCCCGAGGACCTGCGGCGTTTCCGCGAGCTCACCGGAGGCGGCGCGGTGGTGATGGGACGCAAGACCTGGGAGTCCCTGCCGGACCGTGTCCGTCCTCTGCCGGGCAGGCGAAACATCGTGATCACCCGGTCTGCCGCGTTCTCGGCCGAGGGTGCCGAGATCGTGCACACCATCGGCGACGCCCTCGACCTGGTCGACGGACCGGTGACCGTGATCGGTGGCGGACAGATCTACGAGGCGTCGATGAATGTTGCGACGCACCTGCGCATCACCGAGATCGACATGCTGGTGGAGGGCGCCGACGCCTTTGCGCCAGAAGTGGATCCGTACACGTGGGAGGTCGCCGTCGCCGGGGGCTGGGAACCGTCGTCGACGGGCGTCCACTACCGGTTCGTCGACTATCTCCGACACGCGAGCGCGCCGTCGAAGCGTCGAGGCACACAGCCACTCGCATGA
- a CDS encoding thymidylate synthase, protein MSTATQSATSHAAKIPTPYEDLLRLVLETGTPKADRTGTGTRSLFGHQLRYDLAEGFPLITTKKVHLKSIVYELLWFLRGDSNVRWLQEHGVTIWDEWASPDGDLGPVYGVQWRSWPTPSGEHVDQISAALDLLRTNPDSRRNIVSAWNVGEIPQMALPPCHAFFQFYVADGKLSCQLYQRSADMFLGVPFNIASYALLTHMMAQQAGLEVGEFVWTGGDCHIYDNHLDQVRKQLSRDPFPYPELELRKRDSIFDYEFDDIAVMGYESHPGIKAPVAV, encoded by the coding sequence GTGAGCACGGCCACCCAGTCGGCGACCTCCCACGCCGCGAAGATCCCGACCCCGTACGAAGACCTTCTGCGTCTGGTCCTCGAGACCGGCACGCCCAAAGCCGACCGCACCGGAACGGGAACACGTAGCCTGTTCGGCCATCAGCTGCGATATGACCTGGCTGAGGGCTTTCCGCTGATCACCACCAAGAAGGTTCACCTCAAGTCGATCGTCTACGAGTTGCTGTGGTTTCTGCGCGGCGACTCCAATGTGCGCTGGCTGCAGGAGCACGGGGTGACCATCTGGGACGAGTGGGCGAGCCCGGACGGGGATCTGGGTCCGGTCTACGGCGTGCAGTGGCGAAGCTGGCCCACCCCCTCGGGTGAGCACGTCGATCAGATCTCTGCGGCCCTCGATCTGCTCAGGACCAACCCGGACTCGCGCCGCAACATCGTGTCAGCATGGAATGTCGGGGAGATCCCCCAGATGGCGCTGCCGCCGTGCCACGCCTTCTTCCAGTTCTACGTCGCCGACGGCAAACTCTCGTGCCAGCTCTACCAGCGCAGCGCCGACATGTTCCTCGGCGTCCCGTTCAACATCGCGTCCTACGCCCTGTTGACGCACATGATGGCGCAGCAGGCCGGGCTCGAGGTCGGCGAGTTCGTCTGGACCGGCGGTGATTGCCACATCTACGACAACCACCTCGACCAGGTGCGCAAACAGCTGTCCCGCGACCCGTTTCCATATCCCGAACTCGAACTGCGGAAACGTGATTCGATCTTCGACTACGAGTTCGACGACATCGCGGTGATGGGATACGAGTCGCACCCGGGGATCAAGGCGCCGGTGGCCGTCTGA
- a CDS encoding TetR family transcriptional regulator, whose amino-acid sequence MSDSVNGRSPGQRTRRYDSSRRRAAAEETRARILATARRLFIADGYAATTIAAIARQADVVPDTVYATVGRKAELFRVLIELALSGTGRPVPGAQRDYAMRIRATTDPRRKLAVYAEAITAIQARLAPLFLVLREASAVDTELKALWDEITRRRSDNMRVLAADLASTGATRADLTTDEIADVIWTMNSSEYYSLLVIDRGWSEQRFGEWLFDAWCRLLLDEDGSGDPTA is encoded by the coding sequence ATGTCCGACTCCGTCAATGGTCGATCCCCAGGTCAACGCACCCGCCGCTACGATTCCAGTCGGCGGCGCGCAGCTGCGGAGGAGACACGCGCACGCATCCTCGCGACTGCTCGACGGTTGTTCATCGCCGACGGGTACGCCGCGACGACGATCGCTGCGATCGCCCGACAGGCAGATGTCGTGCCGGACACCGTCTACGCGACGGTGGGCCGCAAAGCGGAGCTGTTCCGGGTACTCATCGAGCTCGCGCTCTCGGGGACCGGCCGGCCGGTGCCCGGCGCGCAACGCGACTACGCCATGCGAATCCGTGCCACCACCGATCCGCGTCGGAAACTGGCCGTCTACGCCGAGGCGATCACCGCCATCCAGGCACGCCTGGCCCCACTGTTCCTGGTGCTGCGCGAAGCCTCCGCCGTGGACACCGAACTCAAGGCGCTGTGGGACGAGATCACCCGACGACGATCTGACAACATGCGCGTGCTCGCAGCGGATCTCGCGTCCACAGGTGCCACGCGGGCCGACCTCACCACTGACGAGATCGCCGACGTCATCTGGACGATGAACAGCTCCGAGTACTACTCACTGCTGGTGATCGACCGCGGGTGGTCCGAGCAGCGTTTCGGCGAGTGGCTGTTCGACGCGTGGTGTCGCCTGCTCCTCGACGAGGACGGATCCGGCGACCCGACGGCCTGA
- a CDS encoding flavodoxin family protein, with translation MSTLLIVHHTPSPYCQAMFEAVVSGATDPEIDGVDVVRRAALAVTATDMLEADGYVLGSPANLGYISGALKHAFDSTYYQILDSTKGRPFGLYLHGNEGTEGAQRAVDSITTGLGWAKAAEYITVSGKPEKADLERCWELGATVAAGLMAD, from the coding sequence GTGAGCACCCTGCTGATCGTCCATCACACGCCCTCGCCGTACTGCCAGGCGATGTTCGAGGCGGTGGTCTCCGGCGCGACCGATCCGGAGATCGACGGGGTGGACGTGGTGCGGCGGGCGGCGCTCGCGGTCACTGCCACCGACATGTTGGAGGCAGATGGATACGTACTCGGCAGTCCCGCCAACCTCGGTTACATCAGTGGCGCGCTGAAACACGCCTTCGACAGCACGTACTACCAGATCCTCGACTCGACGAAGGGGCGTCCGTTCGGGCTGTACCTGCACGGCAACGAGGGAACCGAGGGCGCGCAGCGCGCAGTCGACTCGATCACCACCGGACTCGGGTGGGCCAAGGCGGCGGAGTACATCACGGTGTCCGGCAAGCCGGAGAAGGCCGACCTGGAGCGCTGCTGGGAACTCGGGGCGACGGTCGCCGCCGGACTGATGGCGGACTGA
- the dapB gene encoding 4-hydroxy-tetrahydrodipicolinate reductase: MSGEIRVGVLGSAGKVGQAIVAAAEAADDLTYTVGVDKGDSLEKFTESGTTVVVDFTHPAVVMDNLEFLIRNGIHAVVGTTGFTDERLDQVRTWLSDKPGVGVLIAPNFAIGAVLSMRFAAQAARFYDSVEVIELHHPHKADAPSGTAYRTAGLIAQARADAGVGPSPDATTEELDGARGAEVDGVRVHSVRLAGLVAHQEVILGTEGETLTIRHDSLDRTSFAPGVLLGVREIGDRPGLTVGLEELMDL, from the coding sequence ATGTCAGGTGAGATCCGGGTCGGTGTGCTCGGCAGTGCGGGCAAGGTCGGCCAGGCCATCGTCGCCGCGGCGGAGGCCGCCGACGACCTGACGTACACGGTCGGGGTGGACAAGGGCGACTCGCTGGAGAAGTTCACCGAGTCCGGCACCACCGTCGTCGTGGACTTCACGCATCCCGCCGTGGTGATGGACAATCTCGAGTTCTTGATTCGCAACGGAATTCACGCGGTGGTCGGAACCACGGGCTTCACCGACGAGCGACTCGATCAGGTCCGGACCTGGCTGTCCGACAAGCCGGGGGTAGGCGTCCTGATCGCGCCGAACTTTGCGATCGGGGCGGTGCTGTCGATGCGTTTTGCGGCGCAGGCCGCACGGTTCTACGACTCGGTCGAGGTGATCGAGTTGCACCATCCGCACAAGGCGGATGCACCCTCGGGGACCGCGTACCGGACCGCCGGCCTGATCGCACAGGCGCGTGCCGACGCCGGCGTCGGGCCGAGTCCCGATGCCACCACGGAGGAACTCGACGGCGCACGAGGCGCCGAGGTGGACGGCGTCCGCGTGCACTCGGTTCGCCTGGCGGGCCTCGTGGCGCATCAGGAGGTGATCCTCGGCACCGAGGGGGAGACGCTCACGATCCGCCACGACTCGCTCGACCGCACGTCGTTCGCCCCGGGTGTGCTGCTGGGGGTACGTGAGATCGGTGACCGGCCGGGTCTCACCGTCGGCCTGGAAGAATTGATGGACCTCTGA
- a CDS encoding Lrp/AsnC family transcriptional regulator, with product MSIQPKDVRSADRALDDTDRTLLRLLQADARMPNSELASRAGIAASTCHGRVRRLTDLGVIRGFFADVDPAAVGRPLRAMVAVSLQSEARGEIRHFVGEIARQDAVIDVFFLAGADDYMLHVATADTEALREFVEMLNSRREVSGTTTSLVFEHRRGGAPIF from the coding sequence ATGTCCATCCAGCCGAAGGATGTTCGGAGCGCGGATCGTGCCCTCGACGACACCGATCGAACTTTGCTGCGTCTGCTGCAGGCCGATGCGCGGATGCCGAACAGCGAACTCGCGTCGCGCGCGGGTATCGCGGCCTCCACCTGCCACGGGCGTGTGCGACGGCTGACCGATCTCGGGGTGATCCGCGGATTCTTCGCCGATGTCGATCCGGCAGCGGTGGGACGCCCACTGCGGGCCATGGTGGCGGTCAGCCTGCAGTCAGAGGCCCGAGGTGAGATCCGCCATTTCGTCGGTGAGATCGCCCGGCAGGACGCCGTGATCGATGTCTTCTTCTTGGCCGGCGCCGACGACTACATGCTGCACGTCGCGACCGCCGACACCGAAGCCCTCCGCGAGTTCGTCGAGATGCTCAATTCGCGGCGCGAGGTCTCCGGCACCACCACGTCGCTTGTCTTCGAGCATCGCCGGGGTGGTGCGCCGATCTTCTGA
- the ald gene encoding alanine dehydrogenase has product MRVGIPTEIKNNEYRVAITPAGVAELHHRGHDVVIQAGAGEGSAIHDNDFKEAGAQILSTAEQVWEQSDLLLKVKEPIAAEYPLLREGQTLFTYLHLAASRPCTEALVQSKTTSIAYETVRGADGSLPLLAPMSEVAGRLAPQVGAYHLMRSEGGRGVLMGGVPGTEPADVVVIGGGVSGVNAATIAVGMGAQVTVFDVDIAKLRAVDARFAGRVHTRYSTGLALAEAIRGADLVIGAVLVPGAKAPVLVSNSLVAQMKPGAVLVDIAIDQGGCFEDSRPTTHDDPTFTVHDTVFYCVANMPGTVARTSTSALTGATLPYVLRLADKGWEQACRDDASLAAGLSTHDGALFTPEVGAALDIPVSPMPF; this is encoded by the coding sequence ATGCGCGTCGGCATCCCCACCGAGATCAAGAACAACGAGTACCGAGTGGCGATCACGCCCGCGGGCGTCGCCGAACTCCACCATCGCGGACACGACGTGGTGATCCAGGCGGGGGCAGGCGAGGGTTCGGCCATCCACGACAACGACTTCAAGGAGGCCGGAGCACAGATCCTCTCGACCGCCGAACAGGTCTGGGAACAGTCCGACCTCTTGCTGAAGGTCAAGGAGCCGATCGCGGCCGAGTATCCGCTGCTGCGAGAGGGACAGACCCTCTTCACCTATCTGCATCTCGCCGCCAGCCGCCCGTGTACGGAGGCGCTCGTGCAGTCGAAGACGACGTCCATCGCGTACGAGACCGTCCGCGGCGCCGACGGTTCGCTCCCGTTGCTCGCACCCATGAGTGAGGTCGCCGGACGTCTCGCGCCACAGGTGGGCGCTTATCACCTCATGCGTTCCGAGGGCGGGCGCGGTGTGCTGATGGGCGGCGTGCCCGGTACCGAACCGGCCGATGTCGTCGTGATCGGTGGCGGCGTCAGCGGTGTCAACGCGGCCACGATCGCCGTTGGCATGGGTGCTCAGGTGACGGTGTTCGACGTCGACATCGCCAAGCTCCGCGCCGTCGACGCGCGCTTCGCCGGCCGCGTCCACACCCGCTACAGCACCGGCCTGGCGCTGGCCGAAGCGATCCGCGGCGCCGACCTCGTGATCGGCGCGGTCCTGGTCCCCGGCGCGAAGGCTCCCGTGTTGGTGTCCAACAGCCTTGTGGCACAGATGAAGCCGGGCGCCGTGCTGGTCGACATCGCGATCGATCAGGGTGGATGCTTCGAGGACTCACGTCCCACCACCCACGACGACCCGACCTTCACCGTGCACGACACGGTCTTCTACTGCGTGGCCAACATGCCCGGCACCGTCGCCCGGACATCCACCTCCGCACTGACCGGCGCGACCCTTCCCTACGTCTTGCGTCTCGCCGACAAGGGATGGGAACAGGCCTGTCGTGACGACGCGTCGCTCGCCGCAGGACTAAGCACCCACGACGGCGCGCTCTTCACCCCGGAGGTCGGTGCCGCCCTCGACATCCCGGTCTCCCCCATGCCGTTCTGA
- a CDS encoding NRDE family protein gives MCLILFAWNTDPHRRLVVAANRDEYHRRQTAPLSRWSDLPIIGGRDRVADGTWMGLDAVNPSRVAMVTNVRVGRPGAPGPRSRGALPVQFLVGADDPGTFARRVRREGHEYLPVNLLVGDEHELWWMTNWPEPHAAQVDAGVHGLSNGALDSDWPKVIDGRATLDELLRRPVEPPTVEPFLEMLADRSRPAPRRLPATGIPDELEADLSPMFIDMRGYGTRASTVLRIGRDGRGDITERRFTYRGRRRGTSSIRF, from the coding sequence GTGTGTCTGATCCTGTTCGCCTGGAACACCGATCCCCATCGCCGACTGGTGGTTGCCGCGAATCGCGATGAATACCACCGCAGGCAGACGGCGCCGCTGTCGCGGTGGTCCGACCTCCCGATCATCGGGGGACGTGATCGCGTGGCAGACGGGACATGGATGGGTCTCGACGCCGTGAATCCGTCGCGCGTCGCGATGGTGACGAATGTTCGCGTGGGCCGTCCGGGCGCTCCGGGTCCGCGCTCACGCGGTGCGCTACCTGTGCAATTCCTCGTGGGAGCCGATGACCCCGGCACGTTCGCGCGGCGGGTGCGCCGCGAGGGACATGAGTACCTACCGGTGAACCTGCTGGTCGGTGACGAGCACGAACTCTGGTGGATGACGAACTGGCCGGAGCCACATGCCGCCCAGGTGGACGCCGGGGTGCACGGTCTCTCCAACGGTGCGCTCGACAGCGACTGGCCGAAGGTCATCGACGGGCGCGCGACCCTGGACGAGCTGCTGAGGCGTCCCGTCGAGCCGCCGACCGTCGAACCCTTTCTCGAGATGCTCGCCGACCGGAGTCGTCCCGCCCCGCGGCGTCTGCCCGCCACCGGGATACCGGACGAGCTCGAGGCCGACCTGTCACCGATGTTCATCGACATGCGCGGATACGGCACCAGGGCCTCGACGGTCCTGCGGATCGGTCGGGACGGACGCGGTGACATCACGGAGCGGCGGTTCACCTACCGCGGCCGTCGTCGAGGCACCTCCTCGATCCGCTTCTGA